In a genomic window of Aquila chrysaetos chrysaetos chromosome Z, bAquChr1.4, whole genome shotgun sequence:
- the RPS23 gene encoding 40S ribosomal protein S23, which translates to MGKCRGLRTARKLRSHRRDQKWHDKQYKKAHLGTALKANPFGGASHAKGIVLEKVGVEAKQPNSAIRKCVRVQLIKNGKKITAFVPNDGCLNFIEENDEVLVAGFGRKGHAVGDIPGVRFKVVKVANVSLLALYKGKKERPRS; encoded by the exons ATGG GGAAGTGCCGAGGCCTCCGCACCGCCCGGAAGCTCCGCAGCCATCGCCGCGACCAGAAGTGGCACGACAAGCAGTACAAGAAGGCCCACCTGGGCACGGCGCTGAAGGCCAACCCCTTCGGCGGCGCCTCGCACGCCAAGGGGATCGTCCTGGAGAAAGT TGGCGTAGAAGCTAAACAGCCCAACTCTGCCATCAGGAAGTGTGTTAGAGTCCAGCTGATCAAGAACggcaaaaaaataacagcttttgttCCCAACGACGGTTGCCTGAACTTCATTGAG GAAAACGACGAAGTTCTGGTTGCTGGTTTTGGTCGGAAGGGTCATGCTGTTGGTGACATTCCTGGAGTTCGCTTCAAGGTTGTCAAAGTAGCCAATGTTTCTCTTTTGGCCTTGTACAAGGGCAAGAAGGAGAGACCAAGATCATAA